ccagtccagccctcgTTCTGGGACATTCAGTGTGTTCATACTTTTTTCTTCAGACATTAGcatttattacaacaaaaaattattaggcTATTCatttgctgtttatttgttggtgttttcttttctttcttttttttataaatataaagatttttaaaggtggccttttaccccaagtgtgtttCCTTTTGCCGCAAGTgtgtggccttttaccccaagtgtgtggccttttaccccaagtgtgtagGTCTTTTACACCAAGTGTGTTGGCcatttaccccaagtgtgtgaccttttaccccaagtgtgtgtgcCTTTTTATCCCAAGTGTGTGGGACTTTTATCCCAAGTGTGTGGGACTTTTATCCCAAGTGTGTTGGCcatttaccccaagtgtgtggccttttaccccaagtgtgtgtgccttttaccccaagtgtgtgggtCTTTTATCCCAAGTGTGTgggacttttaccccaagtgtgttggccatttaccccaagtgtgtgaccttttaccccaagtgtatGTGCCTTTTGCCCCAAGTGtgtgagccttttaccccaagtgtgtgtgccttttaccccatgtgtgtgggcatgttatcccaggtgtgtgtgccttttaccccaagtgtgtggccttttaccccaagtttgtgggccttttaccccaatgtgtgggccttttaccccaagtgtgtgagACTTTTACCTCAATTGTGTGAGACTTTTACCCCAATTGTGTgagacttttaccccaagtgtgtgagACTTTTACCCCAAttgtgtgggccttttaccccaagtttgtgggccttttaccccaatgTGTGAGACTTTTACCCCAATTGTGTGAGACTTTTACCCCAAttgtgtgggccttttaccccaattgtgtgggccttttaccctaAGTGcatggccttttaccccaagtgtgtgggccttttaccccaagtgtgtgagACTTTTACCCCAATTGTGTGGGACTTTTACCCCAAttgtgtgggccttttaccccaagtgtgtgggccttttaccccaagtgcgtggccttttaccccaagtgtccTTATTTTGCAACCTGTTAGCAACATACTTCTTGTTTGATGTGTGACtgtataatttatgttgtagaacaaaacatgaaaagTTTCTTCAAGCAATTTTAACCACACATCTTATTTTACTCAGAATACAAAAATTGCCATTATAAAAACTGATTGGAAATTCCTAATATTTTTCTGGGTTTTCACCTTTAAACTGACATTATATTTGAACCGCTCTATTAAGGCATTCATAATTTCACCTATAcacagaaaaaacatttaaagaagtTTTACGCAATTtactaaatatatttgtaaacataAATTGTGAAGTAGCTGTATGCATCTATCGCTCTCTAGTTATTATCGGTATCAGCATTGGTCACTGAAAATCCATTATCGGTCGGCCTATAGTTATGAATTGGAATAGATcattaaacaatgtattttttgcaCAGAGACAGTCGATGCACATCTTGAAATAGTTGTTACTGCATTGAAACAAACCGAACTACCCATGATCCTCAAGGCCTTTGAGAAAAGCTGCTCTCTCATCATAATGCTAAAAAGTCTGAACATTTGCTCAAGGCAGTGTGAGTTTGCTCAGCTCTGACATGAACATTCTCAGACACTTCATGCCAAAGTCAATTTGATTTCCTACAGAGTTGCTCATGATTCCCCACTGAGAAAACAGTGGTGTGACTGAAACATGGACTGCTATCACACAGGAACATTTTTTAATAAGCGTCATGAGATGAGAATTCCACCTCATTAGTGTGATTGTGTAAAAACAGCGGTACAGGTGCAAAACGCTCCAGCATTGCATTCGATGAGGTTCGGTTGATGCATCATTAAATTTAAATCATTTGGAACTGTGCATCCTGACTGTTTgaggaaaaacaataaataatgaataataaataaataaatgaagatgtgGACTAGACAGCCTTCAAATTATTAAAGTGGATAAGGTCTTTTTTAGATTTgaaatttcataatttatttacagtTATGACTTTTTACAGGAACTGTAGCTCTGAGCTCGTGAAGACGCCGCGTAGAGTTAAGAGCTGTCAGATACAGTGCATTGCAAGTCTGagatcactagtgaaaatactgaTATATtgcatacttttttattttaatgcatattttctacaaatttaaaattatgagcataacaataataaaatgatcAAATGATTTAAGAGCggcaaaatgtctttttttaaaaaatcattttaGGTGCAGTGACGAGTTTAAATCTTGTAATACAGACCTTTAAAATCTAAGAGGATTAACTCATGGATTAACTAAATTATTATTACCAAAACAAGCTTAAGATGAAGCCTACGCAGAGGATTTTGTAAACTCAAAGTCTAGTTTAGACTTTGAATACAGTACTGGTAAATTACCAGGAGtatgtaaaaatgcattattattcatttattacgTCATTGTATGTTTATAACAATTTTATGTACATTTGCAAAAAcgtccaaaaacaaaaaccataagTGTCCCAGCAATTGAGCCGTTCCCTTcactcttaaactacttatactccgatcagccacaacattgtaTAGgtcaatattgtgtaggtccccctcgtgccaccaaaacagcgccaacccgcgtCTGAGAATAGAATTCAGACACACTATTCATgtctctacaattgtacagaggggttatctgagataccgtagactttgtcagtttgaaccagtctggccattctccattgacctcatcaacaagacgtttctgtccacagaactgccgctcactggatgttttttgtttttggcaccattgggagtaaattctagagactgttgtgccgGAAAaccccagaaatactcaaaccagcccgtctggcaccaacaatcatgtcacggtccaaatcactgagataaatgtttttttttcccccattctgatggttgatgtgaacattaactgaagctcctgacccgtatctgcatgattttatacacttctgccacacgattggctgattagataatggcatggatgattgttggtgtcagacgggctggtttggcCAGactttgaactgataaagtctgcggtaactcagataaccactctgtagaatagaatagaattggcgctgttttggcggcacgagggggatctacacaatattgggcaggtgctttaatgttgtgactgatcggtgtatatttgtacatatctgtataTTTTGCAATGAACGTAAAATATTTTGCGACTATActtaaaattaatagttttacACATTTCCATTggtttttattcaatgacatcattcacaaagcttcatgggattgtagtttgtgccctcataaaagacggtaagtacacagtcttgtatctttgttTTTATATCCAATTTTCAAACACTTGCGGGCGTATTCGAAAAGCTATgtgggtggtggtggcgtagtgggctaaagtacataactggtaatcagaaggttgctggttcgatccccacagccaccaccattgcgtccttgagcaagacacttaactccaggttgctccggggggattgtccctgtaataagtgctctgtaagtgccaaatgcataaatgtaaatgtaaaacacatttcaaacacGACATCTGTCTTCCATTGTTTGGCCAAACAGATAGCATAGCCCCAATGACACTGGACTAGCTAATATTGTTATGTGTGTTGTaactgattggatcacaaaaCAAGAATGAAGACACGTGGTTGGAGGcgaggggttgaaaaataagatGGATTGGAGACATGGAGAAaagttattatatatttttttttatgaaagattaCGAagataacatttgtttttaattggaaTAATGAGGACTGAAAAATCATGCACTATAACaccaggaacatgcattaagaaagtaaatagggtgaATTTTGATTTATTGGCAGACAGTGGGCCATATGGAAAACAAGACCTTTACACTAGACGCAGTGTACGAGCCGCCCACCAGCGGCAGGGCATTATGACCCTGCAGACCACCCGACAGCCCTGATAGTTGTAAGGCCACTGCCCAGTACCACCGAGTGGTTCACAAACCCTCTGGCAGTGGGTATGACTACGCTGGCATTCTGAACAGCAGATCCCAAGATGGTCCAACATGGGATCAAAGGTCATGCCCTCCTCACCCCCCTGACTTTGCtggtgagagagagaaaacagacaAAAGGTCATTACACACACTGTGCAATCTGTGATGGCATGGCATGATACAACTGAACCTACTGAAGTAAACAAGAATGTTGCACTGCCAGTTTTAGAATATGCTCATAAATCTTTGTGATATATTTCAGTCTTTTCACAATGTTTAGGTGTACTTTAAGAACTGGACACATTGATGAACTCGATGCAAAACAGATTGCTGTCAACTGTAGGCTTGTTCAATAATAGTGTAACGGTATGTGTTAACTTCActcccctgacctcaagaggtgcgctagtgactgacgctaggggctgtagcctttagcctcctcattagcatgcctgcctcccatgcttGAGACCCCGGTTTCAATCCCGCTTGGAGCAGGTCGAGCAGAAccggttacattggtgccgtgacccttTACACGGTCaacagatgggagtgaggtttagggggggagTGTAACAGGAGTCAgttggtatgtgatagctgtgcacaGGGCTGGGCTGGAAATccggcataccggacattttcccgatGGGCCGATGTAAttttgggccgatcaggtgtggaatggccattgggagaactgagcgggccggtggttcggccgtgataagcaacaatgagccgccgtgttatgcagaactgGCCACAAAACAGCACAGCGAGAAGGACAGGGAACACCCCCTGGTCAGCAGTTGGGCCAGTTGTCatataaaatcccgggccgatttctctccccagtccagccctggctgtaCGGTATCTGTAAACCTCACTAccctgacctcaagaggcgcactagtgactgacgctaggggctttAGCCTCCACATTAGcacgcctgcctcccatgctggagaccccgGTTTGAATCCCGCCTGGAgggggtcgagcaggaccggttacaatgtgaaaataaacaaacaattaattgAGTTTAATATTGAGTTCTTAATGCACTTTTTGTGTTGCCTAATCAAAACTTTattcgtctgccacaataatgcaatttatattcaaactgaattaCAAACCATATCATATATTTATTATAGAcattatatttctaaatatttgaattatcgtgcattatttatatgaattatctttatttggggatCATTCTCAGCAAAAAAATCAACAgaatctgtggcataatgttgatttccacaaattcCACAAAACGAATTTCGACTCGTCCGTCCTTTTTGTTCAAACCATCAGATagccccacccccaactcacaccattggctgtGTAAAAGATGTTGGGGCGGGCCTAAACGGGTCGCTCCAAACGAACAGGAATTTTTATAGccccacagagacacagtgattacagttttcaagaaaatgaacCTATGAATGCTTACTTAGTCGTCTCTGCATATTGAAAGACACATACTCCATCTTTAACCTgttttgaacatggaatattcctttaacgctCTCCTACTCGCTAGTCTCGAGACAAGGAAGGATCATGAAACGAGTCTTCAGTATACTCGATGGCCAAATAAATCTCATTAATATCATTGTGATATCCAcaatgttgtttactgtaatattGCCAGCAAAATCACAAAGCATATATCGTCATAATTCGATATATTGGCCAGACCAAATGCATGTACTGTTGCTTTAATACTGAATGCATTCCTCACGTGATAAGGGTTTTCGGGGTTATAAGCGGGTCCTGGTGACTCCGTCGGCGCATCTTCCTCCTCTTTGACTGGTTTTGCCTTATTTTTGCGTCTCGACTGTCTTTGGTTTGATTCCCTTTCCGACTGTCGTCTCACCCGTGTCACATGTCTTCTCTTCCGTAGTGCTTCAAAAACAGCAGAGACAGATAATGTGACATTAAACACGCTTAACAGACACTGAGCATATTAACATACTGCTTTTAGTATTCCTTCAGGATGTAGCATTTATATAATCTAATCTTGTGATGTAGGTGTATTTAATGGAAATATGAAATACCCCTTGGTGTGGCAGGGTGCTGCCAGTAAACCGGAAGATCTCCACAGAATCGCAGTATTTCAGGGCTTAGAAAACTCTGGTCCTTCAAAGGTTCTTCAGATGGATTCAGAGAATCCACATCAGGCTTTACTGTCATAATGTCTTCCTCCTGATGTTGATAATTAAAGCATAGTTGTgatttcacacacattcaacagAGAAGTTTCTGGacacaatcacaatcacatttGTCTTGATAAAAAGCACAATGATAATGAACTGTGTATACTCAGATGAATACATATGGAGCATGATGTACATGCAAATGCATTACACTGAGAAACATATGGCATGCATAGTTTATTAACAATACTTAAGTGTGTTCATTAGAATGGTGCATCTGGCTTGAGCAAAATCTGTGAAGGTAAAATGATTATGGCAATCATATATCATAGATTATTCTCACGGCATCCTCACCTCAGAAACTTTGTATCTGACTGGTGACATGATGTAGCACTTCTCTCCTCCAGGAAACTTTACGGCTGTAATGCCCTTTAAACGGAGTTAATCGAGAGTTAATTGCAATATATTTCTCAAGAAGCTCTGAAATGAGACAAACAGGTTTATCATGTACTCACAGCTTTAAAGTCACGAACTTCCATCATTTTCTGGTTGTTTTCGGAGTTAATCTCAAAGGAATCATCTTCTATCATCTTTATATCTATGTTTTTACTGTAGTAAGCACTGATCACCTGTTGACATGAAATGTGTACATCTTTATGCAGATTTATACATGCCACCCACATGATTTAATCCAGTAATTCTCAACTGGTCTCAGGTTTATGGGAGGGGGGTAATGCGCCGTCTGTGGGTGTGTTGTATACAAATTAATGAGATTTGTGGTAAACTTTgtagaggtcatggtttattttttcaattattattattattattattattatgtttagactatatttacaattgtatttaggattttttattattattggtatttatcatagactgtaaaaaaagatggccgacgccccttcgctcttttccattggtgagaactgaagctgacagtgtcccgatatggcgctgacatcttgggacttgagtctgcgcagttgcgatttcgggaccagacctgcgcggTAGTGTTTGGGAaataaagccgcgaaatcaaggccccgccctcactctcgctgaatcaatcgcaaggacacgcccctgcacttttgacttatgacggtgtgaaataattaattatagaaatttcgatattaaatttaaagctccaatctcctcagtcctccgaagatcccgaaaaaaaagtcagttggtgcttcagtgactacttcgctcagagaacctgtcaatcacagctgtcaatcatgatgtcacagcaccgtttttatagcatcaaataactaaaaacaaacttattttgaaaacaaacacttgaaatgacatcaacgtgatagaaacgacagtaaatgacagaaactatctttggaataaagatatgtgaagtgtaatttaattgtttagttggtctcacgtcccgttgaataacatggggaggcggggcttatgacctatactaggaccagtcaccggggggcgatcgagacgttttggcttcacttttgagggcttgtgcagcaCACTTGGTATTTATCCACCTATTGCCTTTGatggattttttattttctccccaatctggaacagccaattcccaatgcgctccaagtcctcatggtggtgtagtgactcgcttcaatctccgcgtctgagaccgccaatacgcgcatcttatcacgtggcttgttgagcgcgttaccgcggagacgtagtgcgtgtgaaagcttcacgctattctccgcggcatctacgcacaactcaccacacgccccaccgagagcgagaaccacattatagcgaccacgaggaggttaacccatgtgactctaccctccctagcaaccgggccaatttggttgcttaggagacatgactggagtcactcagcacgccctgaattcgaactcgcgactccaggtgtgatagtcagcgtcaatactcactgagatacccagaccccctgatTACGCATTTATGaacacttattaaattaaaatcagtaatgtaatgacaataATGTCACCCATCAAAACaaggtaaaagtacatttttttaattataaatttaattaagagtgaaaagtacccacctttaattataaatggtaaatggtctgcacttatatagcgcctttttttacttagcggtattcaaagcgctttattcacccattcacacacacacacacacacacacacacacacacacacacacacacacacacacacacacacacacacacacacacacacacacacacacacacccacaccaatgacagcagagctgccatgcaaggtgctagcctggcattgggagcaacttggggttcagtgtcttgcccaaggacatttcggcatgtggagtcatgtgggccgggagtcaaaccgccaaccctgcgattattggccgacccgctctaccacctgagccacggcCGCTCgtaattatactttttttttttttttaaagttactcaagtaacTGTAACACAGTAAATGTAGCatattactacccacctctgccgaccaaaatgtatttcttttgggGAATTGTTgtctaaatgaataaaaaaataaatgtctcaaTGTTTGAGTTTAAGGacattttgatgtgcttttgaATGACTTTAGGGACTGTGTTGGGTCTTCAATcttggtcctgaagcaaaaccaactGAGAGCCACTGTTTTAATCCATATTCATTTCACAGCATGATcgtttttacattatatattgcATTGGAGGAATTGCTGTACAGAAGATATTTTCTTGAGGTCATTTTTGTAGCTCTTTGGCAATGACGCGTGCTAGTTTGTTTGCAGTGACTGTGACTCCAGAGTCAACACTGCATGGTTGCAGTTTAGTACACAGAGCTCTTTGTTTGCAGTCTTTAACCTGGTGGAATTTTTTCCACCCGAGGTGTTAGAAATCAATGCGGACTGATGACTGCAAATGCCA
The Xyrauchen texanus isolate HMW12.3.18 chromosome 14, RBS_HiC_50CHRs, whole genome shotgun sequence genome window above contains:
- the cnmd gene encoding leukocyte cell-derived chemotaxin 1, with translation MLKTVQKLQRIQKHFWEKTENTMMEETSEKVPLEAYSDIMCVKPRGYNRLKRTAIAAFIAGAVLLLFGGIGAFYLWKVTEKEVISAYYSKNIDIKMIEDDSFEINSENNQKMMEVRDFKAGITAVKFPGGEKCYIMSPVRYKVSEEEDIMTVKPDVDSLNPSEEPLKDQSFLSPEILRFCGDLPVYWQHPATPRALRKRRHVTRVRRQSERESNQRQSRRKNKAKPVKEEEDAPTESPGPAYNPENPYHQSQGGEEGMTFDPMLDHLGICCSECQRSHTHCQRVCEPLGGTGQWPYNYQGCRVVCRVIMPCRWWAARTLRLV